One window of Gammaproteobacteria bacterium genomic DNA carries:
- a CDS encoding oligosaccharide flippase family protein translates to MTKPLANFSRTPTCHAGKYEGREHGSDPVPEGQGFVRDSWSSLLFRYRHWRRNYHAASWSLIDQSIVSLANFLSVLLLARFMAAAEFGGFVLAQTGLLLVTSLQTSLLTQSHNVLGAKLKGKCYRRFTGAVIVMQIVAGLGVCLLLALAGCGLFLSGARANGILWMTLAAAAFPWMAQEFVRRVLYTRSAARAAAMNDVICYGLQLIGVLLLVRYLSTSSLTAVAVLLVFGGSSLIAVLFGVYQLRDHVEFAWRVRFQRRLRASTARVWRFGGWLLAQNVTTWFGANGHAWVVGALLGTEVVGLYRAAIHLVNLINPLRQAAFVYLPARASLMFAANGYTGLACWVRHVGTRLLLLLAPLVLLLVVFPEQLLRLMYGGKFSGMGLGLILALAAAAQAISFARYPLEVAVLAAGEPRRLFHINLLSIALLLTCGIGLIVSFGIVGIALSMLLISIVLYIATAVIYRRVLHPAVRRS, encoded by the coding sequence ATGACGAAACCTCTCGCCAATTTTTCCCGCACGCCGACTTGCCATGCCGGGAAGTACGAAGGCCGCGAGCACGGGAGCGATCCGGTTCCCGAGGGGCAGGGGTTTGTGCGGGACAGCTGGTCCTCGCTGCTATTTCGTTACCGTCATTGGCGGCGCAACTATCACGCCGCTAGCTGGAGCCTGATCGATCAATCGATCGTCAGTCTGGCGAATTTTTTGTCGGTGTTGTTGCTGGCGCGTTTCATGGCGGCCGCAGAATTCGGTGGATTCGTGTTAGCCCAGACCGGACTCTTGCTCGTCACCAGTCTTCAGACCTCGCTGCTCACGCAGTCGCATAACGTGCTCGGTGCCAAGCTCAAGGGTAAGTGTTACCGGCGTTTTACCGGCGCTGTCATCGTCATGCAGATCGTCGCCGGGCTTGGCGTGTGTCTGCTGTTGGCGCTTGCCGGTTGTGGGTTGTTCCTGTCTGGCGCGCGCGCTAATGGCATCCTATGGATGACGCTAGCGGCGGCGGCGTTTCCCTGGATGGCGCAAGAATTTGTGCGGCGCGTGCTGTACACCCGCAGTGCCGCGCGCGCGGCCGCGATGAACGATGTCATCTGTTACGGTTTACAGCTGATCGGCGTGCTGCTGTTGGTGCGTTATTTGAGCACGTCGTCGCTGACGGCGGTTGCGGTGCTGTTGGTGTTCGGTGGCTCGTCGCTGATCGCGGTGCTATTTGGCGTCTACCAGCTGCGCGATCACGTCGAATTCGCCTGGCGCGTGCGCTTTCAGCGACGTCTGCGGGCGAGCACAGCACGAGTCTGGCGCTTCGGCGGTTGGTTGCTCGCGCAAAACGTGACGACCTGGTTCGGCGCCAACGGTCACGCCTGGGTGGTCGGCGCCTTGCTCGGCACCGAAGTCGTCGGACTCTATCGGGCGGCGATTCACCTGGTGAACCTGATCAATCCGTTGCGTCAGGCTGCCTTCGTTTACTTGCCGGCGCGCGCCAGTCTAATGTTCGCCGCGAACGGGTATACCGGTTTGGCGTGTTGGGTGCGGCATGTGGGCACGCGTCTGCTGCTATTACTGGCGCCACTCGTATTGCTGCTGGTCGTTTTCCCGGAACAACTATTGCGCTTGATGTACGGCGGCAAATTCTCCGGAATGGGATTAGGGCTCATCCTGGCACTGGCGGCGGCGGCGCAAGCGATCAGCTTCGCGCGCTATCCGCTGGAGGTCGCGGTGCTGGCCGCCGGTGAGCCGCGTCGATTATTCCATATCAATTTGCTATCGATTGCGCTGCTCCTGACCTGCGGCATCGGTTTGATCGTGTCGTTCGGTATTGTCGGTATCGCGCTGTCGATGTTACTCATCAGCATCGTGCTGTACATCGCCACCGCCGTGATTTATCGGCGCGTGCTTCATCCGGCAGTGCGGAGATCCTGA
- the gmd gene encoding GDP-mannose 4,6-dehydratase, with the protein MKTALITGITGQDGAYLAELLLAKGYEVHGIKRRTSLFNTDRIDHLYQDPHTSPRRLILHHGDMTDTSSLIRIVQQVQPDELYNLAAQSHVAVSFEEPEYTAESDALGTLRLLEAIRILGLEKKTRFYQASTSELFGKVQETPQRETTPFYPRSPYAVAKLYAYWITVNYREAYGMYACNGILFNHESATRGETFVTRKITRGLARVSLGLDDCLYLGNLDSKRDWGHARDYVEMQWLMLQQPEPEDFVIATGEQHSVRDFIDAAANELGIALRWRGFGVHETGTVAKLERACGLRVGATIVRVDARYFRPTEVDTLLGDASAAQRKLGWKAKTSFAALVAEMVREDLALAERDTLCREQGFKTFKYLES; encoded by the coding sequence ATGAAAACAGCATTGATTACCGGCATTACCGGTCAAGACGGCGCTTATCTCGCCGAGCTGTTATTAGCCAAAGGTTACGAAGTCCACGGTATCAAACGCCGCACGTCGTTGTTCAACACCGATCGCATCGATCATCTGTATCAAGATCCACATACCTCGCCGCGCCGCTTGATCCTGCATCACGGCGACATGACCGATACCAGCAGCTTGATCCGCATCGTGCAGCAGGTCCAGCCTGATGAGCTCTACAACCTCGCCGCCCAAAGTCACGTCGCCGTATCGTTCGAGGAACCGGAATACACCGCCGAGTCCGACGCGCTCGGCACGTTGCGCCTGCTCGAGGCTATCCGCATTCTCGGACTGGAAAAGAAAACACGTTTCTACCAGGCCTCGACTTCCGAGCTGTTCGGCAAAGTGCAAGAAACGCCGCAGCGCGAGACGACACCGTTCTATCCACGCAGCCCGTATGCGGTAGCGAAGCTGTATGCCTATTGGATCACGGTGAATTATCGCGAGGCCTACGGCATGTACGCCTGCAACGGCATTTTGTTCAATCACGAGTCGGCCACGCGCGGCGAGACCTTCGTCACGCGTAAGATCACGCGCGGCCTGGCACGGGTGAGTTTGGGCTTGGACGATTGCCTATACCTCGGCAACCTCGATTCCAAGCGCGACTGGGGGCACGCGCGCGACTACGTCGAAATGCAATGGCTCATGCTGCAACAGCCTGAGCCCGAGGATTTTGTGATCGCCACCGGCGAGCAGCATTCGGTGCGCGATTTCATCGACGCCGCCGCCAACGAGCTTGGTATCGCGCTGCGTTGGCGGGGTTTCGGTGTGCACGAGACCGGTACTGTCGCCAAGCTCGAGCGCGCGTGTGGCCTGCGCGTCGGCGCCACCATCGTTCGCGTGGATGCGCGTTACTTCCGTCCGACGGAGGTTGATACCTTGCTCGGTGACGCCAGTGCCGCGCAGCGCAAGCTCGGTTGGAAAGCGAAGACGAGCTTCGCCGCGTTGGTCGCGGAGATGGTGCGCGAGGACTTGGCGCTGGCCGAACGTGACACGCTGTGTCGCGAGCAAGGATTCAAGACTTTCAAATATCTCGAGTCCTGA
- a CDS encoding polysaccharide biosynthesis tyrosine autokinase: MSVMPTEYADRESWFANGHAPSVTCTRSIGEILVQDGVLAVAEVEHILVLQEKKIGLRFGEAALKLGLVKAKDVERALALQFAHLPFDAGDTKLSRELVVAHRPASAQVEQLRDQRSLLVQHWFGAQRTLAIVGPYAADGRSYFAANLAMLFSQLGRETLLIDADMRQPRQHELFGVPNRVGLSLLLAGRMRPGQAVQHVAAVKTFSLMTSGPVPPNPLELLDRGGLAEALKELSQVFSVIIVDTPPGSRFGDAHVIAHHCGGALMLLRRHRTRLSDAKSFAERLRRAQVQVIGTVLNRF, from the coding sequence ATGAGCGTCATGCCTACGGAATACGCCGATCGCGAGTCTTGGTTCGCGAATGGCCATGCGCCATCCGTGACGTGCACGCGCAGTATCGGCGAGATTCTGGTGCAGGACGGCGTGCTTGCAGTCGCCGAGGTCGAACACATCTTGGTGCTGCAAGAGAAAAAGATTGGGCTGCGGTTCGGTGAAGCGGCACTCAAGCTCGGCTTGGTCAAAGCGAAGGATGTTGAACGCGCGCTAGCGCTGCAGTTCGCGCATCTGCCGTTCGATGCCGGCGACACCAAGCTGTCGCGCGAGCTTGTGGTGGCACACAGGCCGGCGTCGGCGCAGGTCGAGCAGCTACGCGATCAGCGTAGTCTGCTGGTGCAACACTGGTTCGGTGCTCAGCGTACGCTCGCCATTGTCGGGCCGTATGCCGCCGACGGGCGCAGTTATTTCGCCGCCAACTTGGCGATGTTGTTTTCGCAACTCGGACGCGAGACGTTATTGATCGATGCCGATATGCGCCAGCCGCGCCAGCATGAATTATTCGGCGTGCCGAACCGTGTTGGCTTGTCGCTGCTGCTGGCCGGCCGGATGCGACCGGGCCAGGCGGTGCAGCACGTCGCCGCCGTCAAAACCTTTTCGCTCATGACGTCAGGGCCGGTACCGCCGAACCCGCTCGAACTGCTCGATCGCGGCGGTTTGGCGGAGGCGTTGAAGGAATTGTCACAGGTGTTCAGCGTCATTATCGTCGACACGCCGCCTGGGAGTCGCTTCGGCGATGCGCATGTCATCGCCCACCATTGCGGCGGCGCTTTGATGTTGCTGCGCCGTCATCGCACGCGACTAAGCGATGCCAAGAGTTTCGCCGAACGCTTGCGGCGCGCGCAGGTACAGGTCATCGGCACGGTGTTGAATCGATTTTGA
- a CDS encoding outer membrane beta-barrel protein produces MKNNRHRRRLTWTSCTAYAITSGLVLGDGLLASAHAAGLSPYLFIGVTHDDNVFRLADNADTQALLGTDERGDVYRVFEAGVDLQGQAARQVFNLHGAVDQTRFARFTALNSDGGSARGRWDWVVGNRWNGKLGYDYDRSLANLETQIADERNLRGDQRGYVEANYLMLSRWRVQGDAERREVDNSLEERRVLDTAAVSTALALHYLSVPAGTATDEPMSEPNYFGLQQRFIHGDYEQSQDVAGVAVDNDYDESETAWVADWRFPAGSHAQLRLGHTHRRYLDVTQRDFSGGTGRATFDWPLSGKTTLAMAAWRELTQADDQSASYVVSQGTNLGPSWAMTYKLKLSATLINERRDYRGDPTPILTSAPKRVDRLDSVRVTLGYALVDYVHLDLAWKTGTRDSNTDNGDYRYHSVSATLRASF; encoded by the coding sequence ATGAAAAATAATCGACATCGGCGCCGCCTGACCTGGACCTCGTGCACCGCCTACGCCATCACAAGCGGATTGGTGTTGGGCGACGGCTTGCTCGCCTCGGCCCATGCCGCCGGCTTGTCGCCTTACCTGTTTATCGGCGTCACGCATGACGACAATGTCTTTCGTCTAGCTGACAACGCGGATACGCAAGCGCTCTTAGGTACTGACGAGCGCGGTGACGTTTATCGCGTGTTCGAGGCCGGTGTCGACCTTCAGGGACAGGCGGCGCGACAGGTGTTCAACCTGCATGGTGCGGTGGATCAAACGCGTTTTGCTCGGTTCACCGCGCTGAATAGCGACGGCGGCTCGGCGCGCGGCCGTTGGGACTGGGTCGTCGGCAATCGCTGGAACGGAAAACTGGGTTATGACTACGACCGCTCGCTCGCGAATCTGGAGACCCAGATCGCCGACGAACGCAATTTACGGGGTGATCAACGCGGCTATGTTGAGGCCAACTATTTAATGTTATCGCGCTGGCGTGTGCAGGGCGACGCCGAACGGCGCGAGGTCGACAACAGCCTGGAAGAACGCCGGGTGCTCGATACGGCGGCCGTATCCACCGCGCTTGCGTTGCACTATTTGAGTGTGCCTGCCGGGACGGCGACGGATGAACCGATGTCGGAGCCCAACTATTTCGGCCTGCAACAGCGGTTCATCCACGGCGATTACGAGCAATCGCAGGATGTTGCCGGCGTGGCGGTCGACAACGATTACGACGAAAGCGAGACCGCCTGGGTCGCGGATTGGCGTTTCCCCGCAGGGTCGCACGCGCAGCTAAGACTGGGGCACACCCATCGTCGCTACCTAGATGTCACGCAACGGGATTTCTCCGGTGGCACTGGGCGCGCGACGTTCGACTGGCCACTGAGTGGCAAGACGACGTTGGCCATGGCGGCGTGGCGCGAACTGACGCAGGCCGACGATCAGAGTGCAAGTTACGTGGTCTCGCAAGGCACGAACCTCGGACCGAGCTGGGCGATGACATACAAGCTCAAACTCTCCGCGACCTTGATCAACGAGCGGCGCGATTATCGCGGCGATCCCACGCCGATATTGACCTCGGCGCCAAAGCGCGTCGATCGACTCGATTCGGTGCGCGTCACATTGGGTTATGCGTTGGTCGATTATGTTCACCTCGATCTCGCTTGGAAGACCGGCACGCGCGATTCGAACACCGACAACGGCGATTATCGTTACCACAGCGTCAGTGCCACGCTGCGTGCGAGTTTTTGA
- a CDS encoding GDP-L-fucose synthase: MNQNAKIFVAGHGGMVGSALVRCLQQRGFRNLLRRTRQQLDLLNQPQVYRFMEQERPDYVFLAAAKVGGIHANNVLRADFIYQNLMIETNVIHAAFKAGVSRLMFLGSSCIYPRDCPQPIKEEYLLTGPLEVTNEPYAVAKIAGIKLCESFNRQYGTHYVAVMPTNLYGPNDNFDLATSHVLPALLRKMHEARLRADPAVTIWGSGQARREFLYVDDLAEACVFLMERDVSDDMLNIGCGEDLRISELAEAIREVVGFTGEFRFDTSMPDGTPRKLLDLGRITTLGWQPRYRLRDGLQRTYEWYLQQDAAVIPAPLVMQEGKTATK, translated from the coding sequence GTGAACCAGAATGCCAAGATATTCGTCGCTGGCCACGGCGGCATGGTGGGTTCGGCGCTGGTGCGTTGCCTCCAGCAACGCGGCTTTCGCAACTTGCTGCGGCGAACACGCCAGCAGCTCGACCTGTTGAACCAGCCGCAGGTGTATCGGTTCATGGAGCAAGAGCGGCCGGATTATGTTTTTCTGGCAGCGGCCAAGGTCGGCGGTATTCACGCGAACAACGTCTTGCGCGCCGATTTTATCTACCAGAACCTGATGATCGAAACCAACGTGATTCACGCCGCTTTCAAGGCCGGCGTATCGCGACTGATGTTCCTCGGCTCGAGTTGCATCTATCCGCGCGATTGTCCGCAGCCGATCAAGGAAGAATATTTATTGACCGGTCCGCTCGAGGTCACGAACGAACCGTACGCCGTGGCCAAGATCGCTGGGATCAAGTTGTGCGAATCGTTCAACCGTCAATATGGCACGCATTACGTTGCGGTGATGCCGACCAATCTCTACGGACCTAACGACAATTTCGATCTTGCGACCAGCCATGTGCTGCCGGCATTGCTGCGCAAGATGCACGAGGCGCGATTGCGCGCGGATCCGGCCGTGACGATTTGGGGGTCGGGCCAAGCACGGCGCGAGTTTTTGTACGTCGATGATCTGGCCGAGGCCTGTGTGTTTCTGATGGAGCGTGATGTCAGCGACGACATGCTCAACATCGGTTGTGGCGAGGACCTTCGCATCAGCGAGTTGGCCGAGGCAATCCGCGAGGTCGTTGGTTTTACCGGTGAGTTTCGGTTCGACACCAGTATGCCGGACGGTACACCGCGCAAACTGTTGGACCTAGGTCGGATAACGACGCTCGGATGGCAGCCTCGTTATCGTTTACGCGACGGCTTGCAGCGTACGTATGAATGGTATTTGCAACAAGACGCGGCTGTCATCCCGGCGCCGTTGGTGATGCAAGAGGGTAAGACCGCGACAAAATGA
- the epsE gene encoding polysaccharide export protein EpsE: MEIGNPFMRAAVLIRCVMLAGCLVFTLPAVAAKDYKLGTGDVVKITVYNHADLTTEARINESGKLSFPLLGEVEIANLSTEEASTRLATLLSVGGLVQRPQVNIQVVRFRSPLVSILGEVAKPGKYPMRNPEADDVKTIADLLVVAGGPSPTAADYLMVTQRSANGQTVHKRVDLVALLARGDAAQNIPINEGDIVFVPRMELFYIYGEVHKPGAYRLEPDMSLMQALAVGGGVTARGTQRGIEIRRRDNEGKVNVVTSSLDSPLQANDVIYVKESLF, from the coding sequence ATGGAAATTGGGAATCCATTCATGAGAGCGGCGGTGTTAATTCGTTGCGTCATGCTGGCAGGGTGCCTCGTGTTCACGCTGCCGGCGGTGGCCGCCAAGGACTACAAATTGGGAACGGGCGACGTCGTAAAGATCACGGTCTACAACCATGCGGATCTTACGACCGAGGCGCGCATCAACGAATCGGGCAAGCTGAGTTTCCCGTTGCTGGGAGAAGTCGAGATCGCAAACTTATCGACCGAGGAGGCGAGCACGCGGCTCGCGACCCTGCTGAGCGTGGGCGGGTTGGTGCAACGGCCGCAGGTCAATATTCAAGTCGTACGTTTCCGCAGCCCGTTGGTGTCGATCTTGGGCGAGGTCGCGAAGCCCGGTAAGTACCCGATGCGTAATCCCGAAGCCGATGACGTGAAAACCATAGCGGACTTGTTGGTGGTTGCCGGTGGTCCGAGTCCGACGGCGGCCGATTATCTCATGGTGACGCAACGCAGCGCGAACGGGCAGACCGTGCACAAGCGCGTGGATCTGGTCGCGCTATTGGCGCGCGGCGATGCCGCACAAAACATCCCGATCAACGAAGGCGACATCGTATTCGTGCCGCGCATGGAGTTGTTTTATATCTACGGCGAGGTGCATAAACCCGGTGCCTATCGTCTGGAACCCGACATGAGCTTGATGCAGGCGCTTGCCGTCGGCGGCGGCGTGACCGCGCGCGGCACTCAACGTGGCATTGAGATCCGCCGGCGTGACAACGAGGGCAAGGTAAATGTCGTAACGTCGAGTCTCGATTCGCCGCTGCAAGCGAACGATGTGATTTACGTCAAGGAGAGCCTGTTCTAG